TACTGCAGTTGATAATATCTTGCTACAAGTTTGTATGTGGTTTATATTGCTCAAACGTGTGATTTCTAATTTGTTGAGGTATTCACACAATGCATTCAGCATATTTAAACCGAGTAAGAATATTTTAAAGAATGCATTATCCTAAATTGGAAAGCACTTTTACTTTTAAGAGTGATACTGTTGTCATTTTGATTACCATCATCATTCTGACTAGCTCAAGTACTAGAGGATTTCTAATATATCTTTAACTTACATTATGGGTATTAAATGCACCCTGGTTGTATGTGTAGATGTGACTTTTGTATTGCAGCACTCAACTGCTCCCCGTCTTTTACCatcaaatcttttcttttatccAATAACGGTAACATAGCAGTGTATGTTGCGACTACCTGTTGTCAGCTTCATGAGTCTTATTTGCTACATATTCCAAATAAGGGCTGAATCATGGTTGGAAGCCCACCTGTGGGCTTTGTAAATCTTGCTAAATATTCTCTGTGCCCTGCCCTGCAGGGCCTGCCACCTTCTTTCTTTAGTTATGCCAGCTAAGAAGGTTCACTATTCTTCCCCTCCTACAATGCTTCTGATGTTCTTATTTTGGTTAGAActtatcttttttttcataTGACTTCCTTGAATCGTATCCATGAAACCCATTTTTGGTTCTTGATCTATCTTGATCTGCACATTTTTTAAGGAGCTTggctttattttcctttttcccttaataACCTTTTTTGGTGCAGAGGCTTGTGTACCAGGCAGGATCCCTTCCCACCAAAATAGTATGCTTAACCCAGGTGGTTAGTGCAGATGAATTGAAAGACGACGAGGaatatgaagacataatggaggaCATGAGGGGCGAGGGTGGAAAATATGGTAAGGACTTGTTTTCATAGCTTTTCTTTATATCTGATGTCCATTTTAATGGCAACCATGTAttcttaattctttttttttcctttgctttGTTTGACAGTCTTTTGTAGTCCAACCTTATGCCATTGAGAATCAGGCCTAATCCACAGAAGATCCTGTTTTCTGTGTTCTAACCTCGGACTATCTCTCGTTTAGTAATTCTTTTTGGTTCTCATCTTATAACCTTGTACTTGTTTGCAGGTAACTTGGCGAATGTTATCATCCCTCGACCTGGTCCAAATGGTGAACCAGTTCCTGGCTTAGGGAAGGTCAGTACAACGATCATGAAATTTAGATCATCCAACTATATGAAtcctctcccttctcgactataatataacataagaaGGATCTGTAAAGCCTTGCAGATTCACCCATTCATGCTTATAGATGCAAGCACATTCTCGCCCCTTGCTTATCTTTTATTCTTGGTAAAATATGATGAGTAATCTACCCTTTTATCCCTTCTGCTATGGTCTTCCTTTTCTACTAGGTATGCCATACCGGCCCGAACTGGGCGGTATGGGGcgtaccataccggttcggtacgggtGGCGTACCGATACTTGGTagctaaaaaaatttcataccgtATTGTACCGATACTGTGCTAGTATGGCACCAGTATAGGTCTAGTACTGAGACGGCGAATCTTGCTTTTTCTAGTTTGTGAACATACTGATGTACTATCTGGCTTGTCCTATTTTGCGGACATCCATCACCTGAGGCAGAATACACTCGATCTCTTCATCAATGCTGCTCACATTGTAATGGTTCTTAACAATTAGCTTCTTTCCAGGTATTTTTGGAGTATGCTGACACTGAGGGATCTACTAAAGCCAGGCAAGGGTTGCATGGAAGGAAATTTGGGGAAAATCAGGTCGTTGCAGTTTTCTATCCAGAGATTAAGTTTGCCCAAGGAGAATATGATGGATAGCTGACATCGTTGTTTCTagtactttcttttttttaacaacTTGAAGGCTGTACCATTGGCTTTTCTGCCGAACTGATGCTTTGCTATTGTGTTTGGACAATTTAGACAGGTATTAGGGACATATGCTGAAGAGTTAATTAGCTACGCAAATTTGGCATCTCTTATATGTTAAAATAGTATACACATGATCGCATATTGTGGTAGCAACATGGAGATTTGGTGAATTGCCTGTCATAGCAGTGTTACAAACATTTACTATTGTTTTCTGTTGATTTTTTTTAGACTTGCATAGCACCTATAGATTTTATAATGTATCTATTATTGTTTGTGTTTCTTGGGTGCAGCCCAGTAACAGAATACCGATTAGGCTGGCCAAACGGGCTGTCCACTTTATCTATCTTATGATATACGCATACTGGAACATGCTGACCAATTTCTATTTATATTTTCTCCCACCTACCAGAGGCTAAGTAGTTTTATGTTTATTAGCCACCACAAAATAACTTGATTTGCATCAGCAGGAAGGATAGACGAGAAGTTAATGAAGCTTTTGATCTTTTGCTATTGACTCCTGGACAATGCAGTTTGGAGTAAAGGTGTTGATTATTGGTTTGGAAGTTTGGCATGTTTTGGCAATGTGAATATGTAGTAACATAATCATTGAATGATCATATATTGGACCAATCAGCAAGTTTTCTTATTGGATCTGCATGTgtgattgcattttttttaattgttgcGTGGGATTGTCATGGCAGATTATGTGGCATGTACTGTGGAATAAGCTTCCTAAGTTCTGTTATTCTTATACAATGCAAACAACCACAGATGCCTCCACTTTTCGCATGTGATGCAAGGGGGTATAAAAGTGGATGAATAAAATGGAGAGCTGCTATCATTAGTTTAACATCTGATTGACAAAGCAGGGCTATTCATGCTTTTCATCCTGCACGGCACAGATCTATGTGAGTTTTGACTATTGTTTCCAGTGAAATGGTCATGAGCAAACATGGTAATAATATTCTCTTGCTTGCTGGAAATGTTTGAATCGTTTCAAGTTTTTTTATAACCCCGTTTGATCTCCATTGACAAATCAATTGAGAACTAACTAATTTTTTCGAGTTGCAGATGAATGATTCATTCATGGGAATCCAAACAAACTAATGATGCTTTATGTTGTTTCTGGTAATGTGCTAAGTTATATTTTTGTCCCCATTCGTATTCTTCCATTTCCTGCACTTGTTTTTAAATGaactaatattttaaaaagttatatatatatttttaattttgttattttattcttgatttttggttATCAGAACTCTTTCCCACCTCTTATTTGTTGAATTTTTTCCCCCTGAATTTACATTTCTTTtttaagagaagaagaagaagaaacgcaCTGACAACATGGACGTTTCTGAAATCTCAAAAATCTTGCCTTTGGAGCCGCGCCATTGGCTTGGACCGACTGTATTCAGCTAGTTTCACGCTAGGCCAGTTTCGGTCTTCTCTTTTGAAAATTACTGATTccatcttggctttcttctttgGTGTTGTCAGAGTTGAGTAGATCAGTGGCAGCTGTAACCAGAGTGAGGTGAGGATGGGGAGGAGAATTTGATAATGGTGGTGATGAAGGCCGACCATCAACGACAGCAAAGGAGAAGGCCTTGATGCAATCTATGACCTTCGCATTGTGCATGTGATCCATGCAAGGCTGTGAGGACCATGAAATCAAGGGCCATCGATATGCATAAGCTGTGAATGAACTCTCTCTTAAACAGAACTTATAGTTTGGTATGATTGGAAGAATTGTTGCTTAATTAAATTGTTAGCAATGAGTCAAGTGTTTGCACAAGCTTATACCATTTAGACTGATCGTTCAGTTTATTTGAAATGAGAAAACTTCATAACAATTACTTTTTTGAGATGTGAGATACTTTACCTCCTAAATGCtacaaaaaaatattctaaCCTTGAAAACGGTGCCAATTGGCTTTTGATCTTTGGTATAATTATCAAGATAGCAAGTTAGAACAACTCCGTAGCCTTATTGATTGTATGGAGAATGTAGTCATAATATGCACATGGTGTAAAGTGAGGACTTCAATCTCATCAACAAATTTAATAATCAAAGTTTGAAAAGCTAAAATTCTCCTAAAAGCAAATAGTAGAAGGCTCTGGTGATATTTATGTTAAAATGAGTAAACATCCTTGCcactattttttctctctcagCTAGCATATATTATAGGATCATTGAAGAGTAATGCAATATGTGATGAACCATGGTACATATGTTTCACCCATCTTGTAACCCTTTCATATTAAATCCAACTGGCTCTTTTATTCTAGAAACTTCAAAAAGGAGTGTCTTCCTTCGAAGCGAAGCTCGACCATCCACTGACTATTGATGAAGTGATGAAATATGGAAATTTGATGAATAGCTCAGTAAGGTGACGTCGCTTCAGCCGGCAAGGTCAAGATAGAGCTCCACATATAGTTTATAGTTCAGCGCAAGGCTAGCTCTCATTTATGATATGCTAGAAAACTGCCTTTCGGGCATTCTTCCTTGTGATTCATCTCGGTACCATCCTATCGACACCACGTACTTTTCTCATTTCGAGTGCTAGGACTCCCAAAACCCGAAGCAAGAGCTTTTCAAACTAGAGCCCAGAGCTAGAGTTGGTGCAAAAGCCCAAGCTAGAACTCATACTTTACCTTTGTTGTGAAACTCACACTTGAGCTAGAGCTCAAGCAATAGCGCCGTTTCTCAATTAGAGAAAACTGAAAACAGTGTCTCAATAGATTAGATTTGCTTCTTTTGCTCAGGGTGCGAGCTGAGTATCCTAACCAAATAGACTACAATGGAGATTCGGTTAGGGGAGAAGAAGCAGGAGCTTAGATGAAGACACTTCCTCCTTCTCTCCCTTCTCGGATGGTGGTTTAAGAGTTTTGCCCTAGATCTGcatgcttgtttgcaggttcattAGATCCTCAGGACTTTGATCATTAATTTTGGAGAAATCTTGAGGGGAATCGAGAAAGCCAACAAATCATAGAAATTTGGGGATTTTTTCTGTTCTTAGGAGACCTACATTTGGTCACTATTGGATATGCAAACATGGTGGAGGACACATAAACCTCTCATAGTATGCGAAGCTAAAAAATGACCAAGATGTGCTCATAAAGCTTAATCAGCCAGATCATGTTTATTAGACTTGCTAcagtcttgtttttttttttttttttcaataatcaAAACTCCTAGAAACATTGCAATATCATTATTTTACTCGGAATTTGCTTTGAATTTAGGTACATTCTGTTTGTCTAGCATGCTTGAATACGTCGGATGGAATTATGGTTGCAAATGTTGTTTGTTTGGCATCTTCATTTAGGCCCTTCCATATGACATAACCTCTTTTGTTTGGTTAGTTGGAGGTTCGTAGATGTAATGAGTGTAGGCAACCCTTGCCAGGAAGCTATGAACCACAAGAAGATGAATCCttcaaaactgaaatttctgcCTGTGCTAAGGATACTTAGAGCTGAAAGATATGTTTCTCGTTCAGGTTTTATATGTTAATAGTTGGAAATTTAACTCTTCTCTTGTTCGTAAATTGGAGAACATATTATGATATAGTGCTTGAGAGGTGATTCATTTGCGCTCTTGATAATTTTGTTTTGATATCACTGTACCAATGGGAATTATCGCTTTTGTTCTTTACTATTAGGAACAATACTTTGAAGCATGACCAATTATGTTACATTATAATATGTGAAAGATGAACAAATATTTGATCATCATTTTCTCTATAGTAGCAATTCTATAATACACAGGCTTCACATTTATATTTGCAGGACTTATGATGGAGCAGAATATTGATACGCTGTCCAACTGATGGAGAAAACCTTCACAGAAACAATTGAGAAATGTGGTGAAAGGGGCTAATCTCCAGCTCAATTTGTTGACTAATCAAGTGAGCTCCTATCAAGCCAGATTTCAAGCCAAGGACGTTCTCATCAGTGGGTTTCTCAATGAACAGCTCTATTTAACCCTCCCTCCATATTGTTTATAAGGTTGAtgtgaagtcttgcctctttgTTTTGTTAGGTCACGATACTTTTCTCCTATTGACTCATAATAGATTTCCTTCATATGCCATTCTATGCACCATTCTAGCTTcttgaaaatatgaaatttgggaggCTTGGAAACATGTACCTTTTTGATTGTTGTTATAGGTCCAATATTTTTAAACGCAAAAATGCTTATGTCCATCTCAATCGATATGAAAGGTTTATGAAATAACTTCATTCTCTTGTGCAAAATATTTATCTACTTGTATGCCTTCATTGAAACATATCAATACCTTCCACTCTTTATATGTGGACCATCtcccataaaatatttttaattatgcaTGAGCTTGCTCCTCTCGATCAAAGAAACCTTCCATGCTAATctactatgcatcataaaagtAGTTCTCTACTCTAAAAGTTTAAATGTTTcctattttcaaatattttggCTTCATGTACTTCTCTGTTCATCATTTGAACAAGCTATAAAAGGGATTATATCGACTGCACAAGCATAACATCCAAGATGTCCAGAAGGTAACAAGTTGGTATCTCTCCAGATCCATTCACCAAAATACCTCTCTTTCGTTAGATACACACTTCTTGTCAAATTTTTAAACTCATTCACTTTTCAATTCTTCAACCTCTTCAATTTTTGTCATT
The nucleotide sequence above comes from Phoenix dactylifera cultivar Barhee BC4 unplaced genomic scaffold, palm_55x_up_171113_PBpolish2nd_filt_p 001914F, whole genome shotgun sequence. Encoded proteins:
- the LOC120109223 gene encoding splicing factor U2af large subunit B: MEDMRGEGGKYGNLANVIIPRPGPNGEPVPGLGKVFLEYADTEGSTKARQGLHGRKFGENQVVAVFYPEIKFAQGEYDG